One Microbacterium sp. zg-B96 genomic region harbors:
- a CDS encoding fibronectin type III domain-containing protein: MRTPVPWTRSSTRMTIAAAVTAAALVLPVHAASATGADAAASVPTSGPGTSSPQLERLDRGVVAVSTASGVFVSWRLLQGEAYGAGDSGLVGTDFVVYRDGAKIATVTDSTNFLDAAGSAAATYQVAPVLAGREGEPSPATAPLAQGHLDIPLTRPADGVTPAGEAYTYAANDVSVGDVDGDGAYEYVVKWDPSNAKDVSQVGYTGPVFIDTYELDGTLLNRIELGANIRAGAHYTQFLVYDFDGDGRSETILKTAPGTRSIGYAADGSVTNEAYVTMPAEDVAAGYSHDDDYRMSAADYEEHLVELFLGWSEREEVISGQWPATLEQAFGTEVTHEYPLSRESAEKLVDYFIDVYAPGRSARNVLRAFEGFILDGPEYLTVFDGATGAELQTVPYQPGRGDDGLLWGDYAMSRIEPGNRVDRFLSGVAYLDGERPSAVFARGYYTRSTIATYDWNGTALTQRWFVDSGHVPMTNPFNDGPHGRDGTDPQYGTITTQGFHSLSAADVDGDGKQEVVYGSATLDDDGSLLYSSFDVMPEGSGAPGENTRLGHGDAMHVTDIDPARPGLEIFTVHEGGAWAPYGTALRDAATGEVIFGAYSGRDTGRGLIGDVRTDVPGMEVWSSMPAGTDASGLLSATGDVLASTNPGTNMSIRWAGDLTTQIVNGAEAVTPTIDDWTRGTLVTASDTRTNNGTKGNPSLVADVLGDWREELLVRTADSSALRLFVSTEVTGHKLYTLMHDPQYRAEIARQQTAYNQPAYTGFHLASGMDFAGVPLRAAPQPVAAPGIAVGTDGVTVTWEAPAEPGTHDITGYVVTLTPERGEPLVQEVAADARSALFTRVAPGKWTATVVAVSAAGASDPSDPSATAVVKKGQAVPLVTRAYAHCVGNKVFVGVFALNAGPQKVDVHISVLDAEKHKTLKRLGVVTELHNTGERSIPAGTATVTASTVSGGVSYTSTYEVAYPAAACRR; encoded by the coding sequence ATGAGAACCCCTGTCCCATGGACCCGTTCGTCCACCCGGATGACCATCGCTGCCGCCGTCACGGCCGCTGCGCTGGTGCTTCCGGTCCACGCCGCCAGTGCCACCGGGGCGGATGCCGCGGCATCCGTCCCCACCTCCGGCCCCGGCACCTCATCCCCGCAACTGGAGAGGCTCGACCGCGGCGTCGTTGCCGTGAGCACCGCGTCGGGGGTGTTCGTCAGCTGGCGCCTGCTGCAGGGCGAGGCCTACGGCGCCGGTGACTCCGGCCTGGTCGGCACCGACTTCGTCGTCTATCGGGACGGTGCGAAGATCGCCACCGTCACCGACAGCACCAACTTCCTGGACGCTGCGGGATCCGCCGCCGCGACCTACCAGGTCGCCCCGGTGCTCGCCGGCCGCGAGGGCGAGCCGAGCCCGGCCACCGCGCCACTGGCCCAGGGACACCTCGACATCCCGCTGACCCGACCCGCTGACGGCGTCACACCCGCAGGGGAGGCCTACACATACGCCGCGAACGACGTGTCGGTGGGCGACGTGGACGGTGACGGGGCCTACGAGTACGTCGTCAAGTGGGACCCGTCCAACGCCAAGGACGTCTCGCAGGTCGGCTACACCGGACCGGTGTTCATCGACACCTACGAGCTGGACGGCACGCTGCTGAACCGCATCGAGTTGGGCGCCAACATCCGCGCCGGTGCGCACTACACGCAGTTCCTCGTCTACGACTTCGACGGCGACGGACGGTCGGAGACGATCCTCAAGACCGCGCCGGGGACGAGGTCGATCGGCTACGCCGCTGACGGTTCGGTCACGAACGAGGCCTACGTCACGATGCCGGCCGAAGACGTCGCAGCGGGCTACTCGCACGACGACGACTACCGCATGAGCGCCGCCGACTACGAGGAGCACCTCGTCGAGCTGTTCCTCGGCTGGTCCGAGCGCGAAGAGGTCATCTCCGGCCAGTGGCCGGCCACCCTCGAGCAGGCCTTCGGCACCGAGGTGACCCACGAGTACCCGTTGTCGCGGGAGTCCGCCGAAAAACTGGTCGACTACTTCATCGATGTCTACGCGCCGGGCAGGTCGGCCCGCAACGTGCTGCGCGCGTTCGAAGGCTTCATCCTGGACGGCCCCGAGTACCTCACCGTGTTCGACGGCGCCACCGGAGCGGAACTTCAGACGGTCCCCTACCAGCCCGGCCGCGGCGACGACGGCCTGCTGTGGGGCGACTACGCGATGAGCCGCATCGAACCGGGCAACCGCGTCGACCGGTTCCTCTCCGGCGTGGCCTACCTCGACGGCGAACGGCCGTCGGCGGTGTTCGCCCGCGGCTACTACACCCGCTCCACGATCGCCACCTACGACTGGAACGGCACCGCGCTCACGCAGCGATGGTTCGTCGACAGCGGCCACGTGCCGATGACGAACCCGTTCAACGACGGCCCGCACGGCCGCGACGGCACCGACCCGCAGTACGGCACCATCACGACGCAGGGCTTCCACAGCCTCAGCGCCGCCGATGTCGACGGCGACGGCAAGCAGGAGGTCGTGTACGGCTCGGCGACCCTCGACGACGACGGATCGCTGCTGTACTCGTCGTTCGATGTCATGCCCGAAGGAAGCGGCGCCCCCGGTGAGAACACCCGCCTCGGTCACGGCGACGCCATGCACGTCACCGACATCGACCCGGCGCGCCCGGGGCTCGAGATCTTCACCGTCCACGAGGGCGGCGCGTGGGCTCCCTACGGCACCGCGTTGCGCGACGCCGCCACCGGCGAGGTCATCTTCGGCGCCTACTCGGGCCGCGACACCGGCCGCGGCCTGATCGGCGACGTCCGCACCGACGTCCCCGGCATGGAGGTCTGGTCGAGCATGCCGGCGGGGACGGATGCCTCCGGCTTGCTGTCGGCGACCGGCGACGTGCTGGCATCCACCAACCCCGGCACCAACATGTCGATCCGGTGGGCAGGGGATCTCACCACTCAGATCGTCAACGGCGCCGAGGCGGTCACCCCGACGATCGACGACTGGACGCGCGGCACCCTCGTGACGGCATCCGACACCCGCACCAACAACGGCACCAAGGGCAACCCGTCACTGGTCGCCGACGTCCTCGGCGACTGGCGGGAAGAGCTGTTGGTGCGCACCGCAGACTCCAGCGCGCTGCGGCTGTTCGTGTCCACCGAGGTGACCGGCCACAAGCTGTACACGCTCATGCACGACCCGCAGTACCGGGCCGAGATCGCGCGGCAGCAGACGGCGTACAACCAGCCGGCCTACACCGGGTTCCACCTCGCCTCCGGCATGGACTTCGCCGGGGTACCGCTGCGGGCAGCCCCGCAGCCGGTCGCAGCCCCGGGTATCGCAGTCGGCACCGACGGCGTCACCGTGACGTGGGAGGCACCCGCTGAACCCGGCACGCACGACATCACCGGCTACGTCGTCACCCTCACCCCGGAGCGGGGCGAGCCGCTCGTGCAGGAGGTGGCAGCCGATGCCCGCAGCGCCCTGTTCACGCGCGTCGCACCGGGCAAGTGGACGGCGACCGTCGTCGCGGTCAGCGCCGCCGGCGCATCGGACCCGTCCGACCCCTCGGCCACCGCAGTGGTCAAGAAGGGCCAGGCGGTGCCGCTGGTGACCCGCGCCTATGCGCACTGCGTGGGGAACAAGGTCTTCGTCGGCGTGTTCGCGCTGAACGCAGGACCGCAGAAGGTCGACGTGCACATCTCGGTGCTCGATGCCGAGAAGCACAAGACCCTCAAGCGCCTGGGCGTCGTCACCGAGCTGCACAACACCGGTGAGCGGTCGATCCCGGCCGGCACCGCGACCGTCACGGCATCCACGGTCTCAGGCGGCGTCAGCTACACCTCGACGTACGAGGTGGCCTACCCCGCGGCGGCCTGCCGCCGCTGA
- a CDS encoding MarR family transcriptional regulator — MSSPHASPSPSPDLSTSASDLRMATFRLARRLRAQRAVDAMSDGQFAVLAALTTHGDHTLGELADRERVSAPSMNRTVNCLEESGYIVRTPDEQDRRKVNISLTETGRAVVEETTRRRDSWLEQAFASLTDAERAVLAQAADIMREVASR, encoded by the coding sequence ATGAGTTCGCCACACGCCTCCCCCTCCCCCTCGCCGGACCTCTCGACCTCGGCCTCCGACCTGCGCATGGCCACGTTCCGCCTGGCCCGGCGCCTGCGCGCCCAGCGCGCGGTGGATGCCATGAGCGACGGCCAGTTCGCCGTGCTCGCCGCGCTCACCACGCACGGCGACCACACCCTCGGCGAACTCGCCGACCGGGAACGGGTCTCCGCGCCGTCGATGAACCGCACCGTGAACTGCCTCGAGGAGTCGGGCTACATCGTGCGCACCCCCGACGAGCAGGACCGCCGCAAGGTGAACATCTCGCTGACCGAGACCGGACGGGCCGTCGTCGAGGAGACCACCCGCCGCCGCGACTCATGGCTCGAGCAGGCGTTCGCCTCGCTGACCGACGCCGAGCGCGCCGTGCTCGCGCAGGCCGCCGACATCATGCGGGAGGTGGCGTCGCGATGA
- a CDS encoding MFS transporter, with protein sequence MSAMFRSFSVFNYRVWFIGALVSNVGAWMQATALSWVVLTELTNNDAGAMGVTMALQFAPPLLLVGVTGWVADRFDRRRLLMITQSSLLVIGVIIGSLLLAGVMTLPLMYAFALLLGVVAAFDNPSRQAFVSDLVTRENASNAVALNAASFNGARMIGPAVAGVLIVVVGTGWVFFVNAVTFIAMIVALLLIRTGELIPRVHASGASRLADGIRYVGKRPDLMVAFAMVFLLGAFGMNFPIFASTMALEFGQEADGYGLLSSILAVGSLIGALLAARRDRARIRVVIGGTALFAVAATVSAFMPNYWLYALTLMLTGFAVVTTLTTANGYVQTTTDPALRGRVLALYMAILMGGTPIGAPIVGWVAAEFGPRNAILLGAVAAFAAFLIGAIWLLASGRVTRTESRRFHLTLGETRPLSVVSPESFSDEIAATTPIRLPDDEAAPRVRKRAG encoded by the coding sequence ATGAGCGCCATGTTCCGCTCCTTCTCCGTGTTCAACTACCGCGTCTGGTTCATCGGCGCGCTCGTCTCCAACGTCGGCGCCTGGATGCAGGCGACGGCACTGAGCTGGGTCGTGCTGACCGAACTGACCAACAACGATGCCGGCGCGATGGGCGTCACGATGGCGCTGCAGTTCGCCCCGCCGCTGCTGCTGGTCGGGGTCACCGGCTGGGTGGCCGACCGGTTCGACCGGCGGCGGCTGCTCATGATCACGCAGAGTTCGCTCCTGGTGATCGGCGTGATCATCGGTTCGCTGCTACTGGCAGGCGTCATGACGCTGCCGCTGATGTACGCCTTCGCGCTGCTGCTGGGCGTCGTGGCCGCCTTCGACAACCCCAGCCGTCAGGCGTTCGTATCCGACCTGGTCACCCGGGAGAACGCCTCCAACGCGGTCGCGCTCAACGCGGCATCCTTCAACGGGGCCCGCATGATCGGTCCGGCCGTCGCCGGTGTCCTGATCGTGGTGGTCGGCACCGGCTGGGTGTTCTTCGTCAACGCCGTCACCTTCATCGCGATGATCGTGGCGCTGCTGCTGATCCGCACCGGTGAGCTGATCCCCCGCGTGCACGCCTCCGGGGCGTCGCGGCTTGCCGACGGCATCCGCTACGTCGGCAAGCGCCCCGACCTCATGGTCGCGTTCGCGATGGTGTTCCTGCTCGGCGCGTTCGGCATGAACTTCCCGATCTTCGCCTCGACGATGGCGCTGGAGTTCGGGCAGGAAGCCGATGGCTACGGCCTGCTCAGCTCGATCCTCGCTGTCGGCTCGCTCATCGGCGCGCTGCTGGCCGCCCGCCGCGACCGCGCCCGCATCCGCGTCGTCATCGGCGGCACCGCGCTGTTCGCCGTCGCGGCGACCGTGTCGGCGTTCATGCCGAACTACTGGCTGTACGCCCTGACGCTCATGCTCACCGGGTTCGCGGTCGTGACGACCCTGACCACCGCGAACGGCTACGTGCAGACCACCACCGACCCCGCGTTGCGCGGTCGGGTGCTGGCGCTGTACATGGCGATCCTGATGGGCGGCACGCCCATCGGCGCCCCCATCGTCGGCTGGGTGGCTGCGGAATTCGGCCCGCGCAACGCCATCCTGCTGGGAGCCGTGGCGGCCTTCGCGGCGTTCCTGATCGGTGCGATCTGGCTGCTCGCGTCCGGGCGGGTCACCCGCACCGAGTCGCGCCGGTTCCACCTCACGCTCGGCGAGACCCGGCCGCTGTCGGTCGTTTCCCCGGAGTCGTTCTCCGACGAGATCGCCGCGACCACGCCGATCCGCCTGCCCGACGACGAGGCGGCGCCGCGCGTGCGCAAGCGCGCGGGCTGA
- a CDS encoding D-arabinono-1,4-lactone oxidase: protein MPRNWAGTYTYRAPRIEAAGTIDDVRRLVAAGGRVHALGTRHSFTDLPDTDGTLIDVTGIDPAFHLDVEDRAVTVGAGTRYGELALWLEERGWALGNLGSLPHINVGGATATGTHGSGDRNGVLSAAVRALRYVGADGDLHEVRRGDPDFPALAVGLGAFGILVSLTLDVQPTFRVRQDIYTGITWDAALAGYDELTSAGYSVSLFSLWEPGSIGYAWVKTRLDADDDPVPDTLLDGVRATGGESPLSEADNVTELAGVPGPWLQRLPHFRLDAEPSFGDEIQSEYFVDRADAAAALTAVRQLGDGIRPHLIVTELRTAAADELWLSPAYRRDVAIIHFTWHNHPDGVAAMLPPIEAALAPFHARPHWGKAHRFDRAAMQRVHPRLADARAVFERLDPDGRFVNDHLVRVGVREPR from the coding sequence ATGCCACGCAACTGGGCAGGGACCTACACCTACCGCGCGCCGCGGATCGAGGCCGCCGGGACCATCGATGACGTGCGGCGCCTCGTCGCCGCCGGCGGCCGCGTGCATGCGCTGGGCACGCGGCACTCCTTCACCGACCTCCCCGACACCGACGGCACGCTCATCGATGTCACCGGCATCGACCCGGCGTTCCACCTCGACGTCGAGGACCGCGCCGTCACCGTCGGCGCCGGCACCCGCTACGGCGAACTCGCGCTGTGGCTCGAGGAGCGCGGCTGGGCCCTGGGCAACCTCGGGTCGCTCCCGCACATCAACGTCGGCGGGGCCACCGCCACCGGCACCCACGGGTCGGGCGACCGCAACGGCGTGCTGTCGGCGGCGGTGCGGGCGCTGCGCTACGTCGGCGCCGACGGCGACCTGCACGAGGTGCGCCGCGGCGACCCCGACTTCCCCGCCCTCGCGGTGGGGCTGGGCGCGTTCGGCATCCTGGTGTCGCTGACCCTCGATGTGCAGCCGACGTTCCGGGTGCGGCAGGACATCTACACCGGCATCACGTGGGACGCCGCGCTCGCCGGGTACGACGAGCTCACCTCCGCCGGCTACAGCGTGTCGCTGTTCTCCCTGTGGGAGCCGGGCTCGATCGGTTACGCGTGGGTGAAGACGCGGTTGGATGCCGACGACGACCCCGTCCCTGACACCCTGCTCGACGGCGTGCGAGCCACCGGCGGCGAGTCACCGCTGAGCGAGGCGGACAACGTCACCGAGCTCGCCGGTGTCCCCGGCCCTTGGCTGCAGCGGTTGCCGCACTTCCGCCTCGACGCCGAGCCGTCGTTCGGCGACGAGATCCAGAGCGAGTACTTCGTCGACCGGGCGGATGCCGCGGCGGCGCTGACCGCGGTGCGGCAGCTGGGCGACGGCATCCGTCCGCACCTCATCGTCACCGAGCTTCGCACGGCCGCCGCCGATGAGCTGTGGCTCAGCCCGGCCTACCGCCGCGATGTCGCGATCATCCACTTCACCTGGCACAACCATCCCGACGGCGTCGCGGCGATGCTGCCGCCCATCGAGGCGGCCCTCGCGCCGTTTCACGCCCGCCCGCACTGGGGCAAGGCGCACCGGTTCGACCGCGCCGCGATGCAGCGCGTGCACCCGCGCCTGGCCGATGCGCGTGCGGTGTTCGAGCGGCTCGACCCCGATGGGCGCTTCGTCAACGACCACCTGGTGCGTGTCGGGGTGCGCGAGCCGCGCTGA
- a CDS encoding LLM class flavin-dependent oxidoreductase translates to MTRPDIGVMLPRNIAPARVREFALRAEALGFDELWVVEDLGFRGGIAQAGAVLAWTERIRVGLGILPAGARNAAFGAMELATLAQLFPGRLHAGIGHGMPEWMRSVGAWTDPPLRTLDTHVTTLRTLLRGDVIAGGVRLDASSVPADPPPLLLGVRGPRSLALSGRIADGTVLAEPVTPEYARAAVERIGVASGHRLVAYNVGSVDADAAAALAAARPALAWIGEPDWAPHIDPLTFAAEFHALRARSASREEFAQALPDEWVAQLALAGTPAQVRARIDELAAAGVHSSVFAPLGDPVAALESLAAVL, encoded by the coding sequence GTGACCCGCCCCGACATCGGGGTCATGCTGCCCCGCAACATCGCTCCGGCGCGCGTGCGCGAGTTCGCGCTTCGGGCAGAAGCCCTCGGGTTCGATGAGCTCTGGGTCGTGGAGGATCTCGGGTTCCGCGGCGGCATCGCGCAGGCCGGCGCCGTGTTGGCGTGGACCGAGCGCATCCGGGTGGGGCTGGGCATCCTGCCCGCCGGTGCCCGCAACGCGGCGTTCGGCGCGATGGAGCTGGCCACCCTCGCGCAGCTCTTTCCCGGCCGGCTGCACGCCGGCATCGGGCACGGGATGCCGGAGTGGATGCGGTCCGTCGGGGCGTGGACCGACCCGCCGCTGCGCACCCTCGACACGCATGTGACGACGCTGCGCACGCTGCTGCGCGGCGACGTGATCGCCGGCGGTGTGCGCCTGGACGCCTCCAGTGTCCCGGCCGACCCGCCGCCGCTGCTGCTGGGGGTGCGCGGGCCGCGTTCGCTCGCGCTGTCGGGGCGCATCGCCGATGGCACGGTGCTGGCGGAGCCGGTGACCCCGGAGTACGCCCGCGCCGCGGTGGAACGAATCGGTGTGGCATCCGGTCATCGGCTCGTCGCGTACAACGTCGGGTCCGTCGACGCGGATGCCGCTGCCGCGCTCGCCGCGGCCCGGCCCGCGCTGGCGTGGATCGGGGAGCCGGACTGGGCGCCGCACATCGACCCGCTGACGTTCGCGGCGGAGTTCCATGCCCTCCGGGCTCGCAGCGCGTCGCGCGAGGAGTTCGCGCAGGCGCTTCCCGACGAGTGGGTCGCGCAGCTGGCGCTGGCGGGCACGCCCGCGCAGGTGCGGGCGCGCATCGACGAGCTGGCAGCCGCCGGCGTGCACAGTTCGGTGTTCGCGCCGCTGGGCGATCCCGTCGCCGCGCTGGAGTCGCTCGCCGCCGTCCTCTGA
- a CDS encoding aldo/keto reductase, with protein MRHTDLGATGLTVGELTLGTSALGKQSLPGSPEEAEAVRVAAAFLTGPIPLIDTSNNYGDGRSETVLGLGLGLAAVGSRATARIATKVDRDPVTGAFGRDRVLRSYEESLARLGLDRVEILHFHDPYSVTFAEATAPGGAVDALRELRDSGAVDAIGIAAGPIPLMTEYLETGLFDVVLSHNRYTLVDRSAEALFTEARRRGMGVFNAAPFGAGILAKGANSRATYGYVDAPPELVAWIARAEEVCADHGVPLAAAALHFSLRSPLVDSTIVGIASIPRLEQLLALHAVTVPDALWVALDGLGAAPTPLAAQDAQDARDGR; from the coding sequence ATGCGACACACCGATCTCGGCGCGACGGGACTGACGGTGGGCGAACTCACCCTCGGCACCTCTGCGCTCGGCAAGCAGAGCCTGCCCGGCTCGCCCGAAGAGGCCGAGGCTGTCAGGGTCGCGGCGGCGTTCCTGACCGGCCCCATCCCGCTCATCGACACCTCCAACAACTACGGCGACGGCCGCTCCGAGACGGTGCTGGGGCTGGGGCTGGGGCTGGCGGCGGTGGGGTCTCGCGCGACCGCCCGCATCGCGACCAAGGTCGATCGCGATCCTGTGACCGGCGCGTTCGGCCGCGACCGGGTGCTGCGCTCCTACGAAGAGAGCCTGGCCCGGCTGGGGCTGGACCGGGTCGAGATCCTGCACTTCCACGATCCGTACAGCGTCACGTTCGCCGAGGCCACCGCACCCGGAGGCGCGGTGGACGCGCTGCGCGAACTGCGCGACTCCGGCGCCGTCGATGCGATCGGCATCGCCGCCGGTCCCATCCCGCTCATGACCGAGTACCTCGAAACCGGGCTGTTCGACGTCGTCCTCTCCCACAATCGCTACACCCTCGTCGACCGCAGCGCCGAGGCGCTGTTCACCGAGGCGCGTCGCCGGGGCATGGGCGTGTTCAACGCGGCACCGTTCGGGGCCGGCATCCTCGCCAAGGGCGCGAATTCCCGCGCGACCTACGGTTACGTCGATGCGCCGCCGGAGCTGGTCGCCTGGATCGCCCGCGCCGAGGAGGTGTGTGCCGACCACGGCGTGCCGCTGGCCGCGGCCGCGCTGCACTTCTCGCTGCGCTCGCCGCTGGTGGACTCCACGATCGTGGGGATCGCGTCCATCCCGCGGCTGGAACAGTTGCTCGCCCTCCACGCGGTGACGGTGCCCGACGCGCTCTGGGTCGCGCTGGACGGGCTGGGCGCCGCCCCCACGCCGCTGGCCGCGCAGGACGCGCAGGACGCCCGGGACGGGAGGTGA